One segment of Megachile rotundata isolate GNS110a chromosome 4, iyMegRotu1, whole genome shotgun sequence DNA contains the following:
- the LOC100881282 gene encoding beta-1,3-galactosyltransferase 5 produces MLEKRRLHAFGSPPCTLIFVVALALTGCFSFWLHIDGSGSPTPYSVGGGSAPGYLLILPGNATPSPQPYLLHELPFGDRSTLIDIKDFKFTINHDPCNRTHPLLLMLVHSAPENFVKRNVVRETWGQQSPDITLLFLVGWSDEYQTKLEEENRRFKDLIQGNFLDAYRNMTYKHVMALKWATYHCPSAKYVLKLDDDVFVHIPAMMDFLTHGLSPWGARRLILCDLLSAGTVKRSWRSKWRVSPQEYPGRHYPAYCAGWAILYSPDSVFLLYREAQKEPYFWIDDVHITGTLARKVNITQTSLHYLVLTNENMQDLLSNPSSRREFLFGPPNLNENEIRALQSLVIKPRPSSESLLN; encoded by the exons ATGCTGGAAAAGCGGCGGCTTCATGCCTTCGGTTCGCCACCATGCACCCTGATTTTTGTGGTCGCTTTGGCACTGACTGGATGCTTCTCCTTTTGGCTTCACATCGACGGATCCGGATCCCCGACACCTTACAGTGTCGGTGGCGGTTCGGCACCCGGATACCTGCTGATCCTTCCCGGAAACGCGACGCCCTCTCCACAGCCATACTTACTGCACGAACTTCCGTTCGGTGACAGGTCCACCCTGATCGATATAAAGGACTTCAAGTTCACGATCAACCACGATCCGTGCAATCGGACGCATCCGTTGCTGTTGATGCTGGTTCATTCGGCGCCCGAGAATTTTGTTAAGAGGAACGTCGTCAGGGAGACCTGGGGTCAACAGTCACCGGATATAACTCTGCTCTTTCTCGTTGGCTGGTCAGATGAATATCAAACCAAACTGGAAGAGGAGAACAGGAGATTCAAAGATTTGATACAAGGCAACTTTCTCGATGCTTACAGAAACATGACTTATAAGCATGTGATGGCATTGAAATGGGCTACGTATCATTGTCCAA GTGCCAAGTATGTACTAAAGTTAGACGATGATGTTTTTGTTCACATACCCGCCATGATGGATTTCTTGACGCATGGTCTGTCACCGTGGGGGGCCAGACGGTTGATCCTGTGCGATCTTCTGTCAGCAGGCACCGTGAAGAGATCCTGGCGTTCCAAATGGAGGGTTTCGCCTCAAGAGTACCCTGGTAGACATTATCCTGCGTACTGTGCCGGATGGGCTATACTGTACTCCCCCGATAGCGTATTCCTTTTGTATCGCGAGGCGCAGAAAGAGCCTTATTTCTGGATCGACGATGTTCATATTACCGGGACGTTAGCTAGGAAAGTTAATATAACTCAGACCTCTCTGCATTATCTGGTGCTAACCAACGAGAACATGCAGGACCTTCTGTCCAATCCGAGTTCTCGTAGGGAGTTTCTATTTGGACCTCCGAATCTCAATGAGAATGAGATAAGAGCCTTACAAAGTCTGGTCATCAAACCACGGCCTAGCAGCGAAAGCCTATTGAATTGA
- the Sirt6 gene encoding sirtuin 6 isoform X2 produces MTFPIYQSNDHRGTNGVWTLEQKGLKPTMNISFDEAIPTKTHMALKKLLDAKKVKFIISQNIDGLHLRSGVQRQYLAELHGNMFTEQCDKCGRQFIRNFATKSVGKKSLDTVCRSEQIGGRPCRGRMHDTILDWEHNLPDSDLTLSDLHSSVADLSICLGTTLQIIPSGNLPLYTKKYGGRLVICNLQPTKHDKKADLIINGNVDEIMISVMKKLGLEIPEYESTMDPTRNPDTTCKEMDWTIPTSRIKEMNVLYKKVCKPMRRKRKTFMYERERTDTKRETKPKKQAFMIKQDIKAEDTLNASNIVCSNAVVSDMSSNVVKIEDEIKDVEPFDFSTNDMTQPVPGLSLNDIL; encoded by the exons atgacatTTCCTATATACCAATCTAATGATCATAGAGGTACAAATGGTGTGTGGACACTGGAACAAAAAGGTTTAAAGCCTACCATGAATATTTCCTTTGATGAAGCGATTCCTACAAAGACACATATGgcattgaaaaaattattagatGCTA aaaaagttaaatttattataagtcAGAACATTGATGGTTTGCACCTCCGGTCTGGAGTGCAGAGACAGTACCTTGCAGAGTTACATGGAAACATGTTTACTGAACAATGTGATAAATGTGGAAG GCAATTTATTCGAAATTTCGCTACTAAAAGTGTTGGCAAGAAATCTCTGGATACTGTGTGTAGATCTGAACAAATAGGCGGTCGTCCATGTCGTGGACGCATGCATGACACCATCCTTGATTGGGAACACAACTTGCCAGACAGTGATCTAACTTTATCCGATTTACATTCTAG CGTTGCGGATTTAAGTATATGTCTTGGGACGACGTTGCAAATTATACCGAGTGGTAATTTACCTCTGTACACAAAAAAGTATGGTGGTCGACTCGTTATATGTAATCTACAACCTACAAAACAC GATAAGAAAGCAGATTTAATAATTAACGGTAACGTTGACGAGATAATGATCAGTGTCATGAAAAAGTTGGGACTAGAGATCCCAGAATACGAGAGTACAATGGATCCCACACGCAATCCTGACACGACGTGTAAGGAAATGGATTGGACGATACCGACCAGCAGAATAAAAGAGATGAACGTACTCTACAAGAAGGTATGCAAGCCTATGAGAAGGAAACGAAAAACCTTCATGTACGAGAGAGAAAGAACGGATACAAAGCGGGAGACAAAACCGAAGAAGCAGGCTTTCATGATAAAGCAAGATATAAAAGCGGAAGACACGTTGAACGCGTCAAACATAGTTTGCAGTAACGCGGTAGTCAGCGACATGAGCAGCAACGTGGTAAAAATCGAGGATGAAATTAAAGACGTGGAACCGTTTGATTTCTCGACGAATGACATGACTCAACCAGTTCCTGGTTTGTCACTAAATGACATACTGTAG
- the Sirt6 gene encoding sirtuin 6 isoform X1, translated as MSCSYADGLSQYENKGVLGLEERYDSVEALRLKCGLLAEWIQAARHVVVHTGAGISTAAGIPDFRGTNGVWTLEQKGLKPTMNISFDEAIPTKTHMALKKLLDAKKVKFIISQNIDGLHLRSGVQRQYLAELHGNMFTEQCDKCGRQFIRNFATKSVGKKSLDTVCRSEQIGGRPCRGRMHDTILDWEHNLPDSDLTLSDLHSSVADLSICLGTTLQIIPSGNLPLYTKKYGGRLVICNLQPTKHDKKADLIINGNVDEIMISVMKKLGLEIPEYESTMDPTRNPDTTCKEMDWTIPTSRIKEMNVLYKKVCKPMRRKRKTFMYERERTDTKRETKPKKQAFMIKQDIKAEDTLNASNIVCSNAVVSDMSSNVVKIEDEIKDVEPFDFSTNDMTQPVPGLSLNDIL; from the exons ATGTCATGCAGCTACGCGGACGGGCTTTCGCAGTACGAAAACAAAGGAGTGCTCGGTTTGGAGGAG agATACGACAGCGTCGAGGCGTTGCGACTGAAATGTGGCCTTCTAGCCGAGTGGATACAAGCGGCACGGCACGTTGTCGTTCACACTGGTGCTGGTATCAGCACCGCTGCGGGCATTCCGGACTTTCG AGGTACAAATGGTGTGTGGACACTGGAACAAAAAGGTTTAAAGCCTACCATGAATATTTCCTTTGATGAAGCGATTCCTACAAAGACACATATGgcattgaaaaaattattagatGCTA aaaaagttaaatttattataagtcAGAACATTGATGGTTTGCACCTCCGGTCTGGAGTGCAGAGACAGTACCTTGCAGAGTTACATGGAAACATGTTTACTGAACAATGTGATAAATGTGGAAG GCAATTTATTCGAAATTTCGCTACTAAAAGTGTTGGCAAGAAATCTCTGGATACTGTGTGTAGATCTGAACAAATAGGCGGTCGTCCATGTCGTGGACGCATGCATGACACCATCCTTGATTGGGAACACAACTTGCCAGACAGTGATCTAACTTTATCCGATTTACATTCTAG CGTTGCGGATTTAAGTATATGTCTTGGGACGACGTTGCAAATTATACCGAGTGGTAATTTACCTCTGTACACAAAAAAGTATGGTGGTCGACTCGTTATATGTAATCTACAACCTACAAAACAC GATAAGAAAGCAGATTTAATAATTAACGGTAACGTTGACGAGATAATGATCAGTGTCATGAAAAAGTTGGGACTAGAGATCCCAGAATACGAGAGTACAATGGATCCCACACGCAATCCTGACACGACGTGTAAGGAAATGGATTGGACGATACCGACCAGCAGAATAAAAGAGATGAACGTACTCTACAAGAAGGTATGCAAGCCTATGAGAAGGAAACGAAAAACCTTCATGTACGAGAGAGAAAGAACGGATACAAAGCGGGAGACAAAACCGAAGAAGCAGGCTTTCATGATAAAGCAAGATATAAAAGCGGAAGACACGTTGAACGCGTCAAACATAGTTTGCAGTAACGCGGTAGTCAGCGACATGAGCAGCAACGTGGTAAAAATCGAGGATGAAATTAAAGACGTGGAACCGTTTGATTTCTCGACGAATGACATGACTCAACCAGTTCCTGGTTTGTCACTAAATGACATACTGTAG